From a region of the Primulina eburnea isolate SZY01 chromosome 7, ASM2296580v1, whole genome shotgun sequence genome:
- the LOC140836633 gene encoding plant intracellular Ras-group-related LRR protein 6 isoform X2 — translation MDRVLKAARASGSLNLSNRSLREVPDEVYRSLDAVGQDEKWWEAVDLQKLILAHNCIVSLKEDLRNLSSLSILNVSHNELSRLPAAIGELQMLKSLDVSFNSIVEIPEAIGSATSLIKFDCSNNQLCSLPSSLGNCVNLSEIKVSNNNISYLPEELANCSMLTKLNVEGNKLETLSNNVIASCTMLTELNASKNMLSSIPESVGCLSRLIRFELHQNRLSSIPSSIKGCSSLLEFYIGCNALTSLPAEIGSLTQLGTFDLQSNQLKEFPVEACSLHLSVLDLSNNSLSGLPLEIGLMTTLRKLLLTGNPLRTLRSSLVSGPTPALLRYLRSRLPTDEESAATTSVKEDVVSMAARLSLTSKEISLTELSLDVIPPDVWKSSDITKINLSGNSIAELPLEIKSCVSLEALILSKNKIVEWPGAVLSSLPKLICLKLDGNPLKKIPSDGFAAASKLQVLDLSGTAGSLPENPGFSSLSELQELYLRQMQISAFPLDIISLQLLRILDLSQNSLQLIPAIFRHKIPM, via the exons ATGGATCGAGTCCTAAAAGCTGCACGGGCATCCGGTTCTCTTAATCTTTCCAATCGCTCTCTCAG GGAAGTTCCAGATGAGGTGTACAGAAGTTTGGATGCCGTGGGTCAAGATGAGAAGTGGTGGGAG GCGGTGGATCTTCAGAAGCTGATTTTGGCGCATAATTGTATTGTATCACTGAAAGAAGACCTTAGAAATTTATCTTCATTGTCCATATTGAATGTCAGTCACAATGAGCTTTCACGCCTTCCTGCGGCTATTGGAGA ACTCCAGATGCTTAAATCGTTAGATGTATCATTTAATTCAATCGTGGAGATTCCAGAAGCAATTGGATCAGCAACCTCTCTCATTAA GTTCGACTGTTCTAACaaccaactctgctctctcccAAGTTCCCTAGGAAATTGTGTGAATTTGTCAGAGATTAAG GTGTCAAACAACAATATATCTTACTTGCCAGAAGAACTAGCAAATTGTTCGATGTTAACTAAGTTGAATGTTGAG GGAAACAAGCTAGAAACACTATCCAATAATGTCATTGCATCATGCACTATGCTTACGGAACTTAATGCAT CAAAAAACATGCTAAGCAGCATTCCTGAGAGTGTTGGATGCCTTTCACGTTTAATTCGGTTTGAGCTTCACCAAAACA GACTATCCTCAATTCCATCATCAATTAAGGGTTGTTCATCCCTGTTAGAGTTTTACATAGG gTGTAATGCTTTGACTTCATTACCAGCAGAAATTGGATCATTGACTCAGTTGGGGACATTTGATTTGCAATCAAACCAG CTGAAAGAGTTTCCTGTGGAGGCATGCAGTCTGCATCTTTCAGTTCTAGACCTGTCTAATAATTCATTATCCGGTTTGCCCCTTGAGATCG GCTTGATGACAACACTGCGCAAACTTTTACTCACTGGGAACCCACTGCGAACACTTCGGAG TTCCTTGGTATCTGGACCTACACCTGCTCTATTGAGGTATCTTCGAAGTAGACTACCAACTGATGAAG AGTCTGCAGCTACCACATCAGTGAAAGAGGATGTTGTTTCCATGGCTGCTCGATTGTCTCTGACATCAAAA GAAATTTCTTTAACTGAACTTAGCTTGGATGTGATCCCACCTGATGTATGGAAGTCAAGTGACATTACAAAGATCAATCTTTCAGGGAATTCAATTGCAGAATTACCCTTGGAAATTAAGTCCTGTGTTTCTCTTGAG GCCTTGATTTTGTCGAAGAACAAGATAGTAGAGTGGCCTGGTGCAGTTTTGTCATCACTTCCTAAACTAATATGCTTGAAACTTGATGGAAATCCACTCAAAAAG ATTCCATCAGATGGCTTTGCAGCTGCCTCCAAGCTCCAGGTTCTAGATTTGAGTGGGACTGCAGGTTCTTTACCAGAAAACCCAGGATTTTCAAGTTTATCAGAGCTGCAGGAACTTTACCTGAG ACAGATGCAAATTTCAGCATTTCCTTTGGATATAATTTCCTTGCAGCTTCTAAGGATTCTTGATTTGAGTCAaaattcccttcaattgattccaGCA ATCTTCAGGCACAAAATTCCTATGTAG
- the LOC140836631 gene encoding protein STRUBBELIG-RECEPTOR FAMILY 3-like isoform X2 — translation MSLNNNELTGEIPDAFEGLTLLVNLDLSSNNLSGKLPPSMGTLPTLTTLHLQNNQLSGTLDVLQAPPLKDLDIRNNLFSGPIPVKLSSIPNFRKDGNPFNVDIAPLPPPISSGPPAPPSFPGPNSDKTPPTSNKSPPTSGQRPGKQADGPSATEESNSGNSKNSPSTKRILWISIASVLSFIILLLAALLFIPRCLRERREMYRTPKRREVTPYKGARENPQGGGSVVQPRNDEAKGSPLVLLRAKEENQPIALRSIPKPRGDEEEVNKKQMSGMPRKNYHEIDLSGFDLDVKPPPPPPQPFPLQKVIVNPIAAVEATAEKPMRLPATSVKSYTIASLQQYTNSFSQENLVGGGMLGNVYRADLPDGKLLAIKKLDKRVTNQQKDDQFIELVNNLDKIRHANVVELMGYCAEHGQRLLIYEYCTFGTLQDALHSDDEFKKKLSWNTRIRMVLGAARALEYLHEVCEPPVIHRNFKSANVLLDDELSVRVSDCDLAPLISSGAVSQLSGQLLTTYGYGAPEFESGVYTSKSDVYSFGVVMLELLTGRKSYDRTRTRGEQFLVRWAIPQLHDINALSRMVDPALSGNYPVKSLSHFADIISRCVQAEPEFRPPVSEVVQDLTRMIRKESPSRSSEGD, via the exons AT GTCTCTTAACAACAACGAATTAACTGGAGAAATTCCAGATGCTTTTGAAGGCCTAACACTGCTGGTCAATTT AGATTTGTCGAGTAACAATTTGAGTGGGAAGTTGCCACCATCAATGGGAACTTTGCCGACTCTTACTACCCT TCATTTGCAGAATAATCAGCTCTCTGGAACTCTTGATGTCTTACAAGCTCCTCCTCTTAAAGATTT AGATATACGCAATAATCTATTTTCTGGACCAATACCTGTAAAGTTGTCGAGCATTCCCAATTTTCG AAAAGATGGGAATCCATTCAATGTTGACATTGCACCATTACCTCCACCGATTTCCTCAGGACCACCAGCACCACCATCTTTTCCAGGACCAAATTCTGATAAGACGCCACCAACTTCCAACAAATCACCTCCGACTTCTGGACAAAGACCTGGAAAACAGGCTGATGGGCCATCTGCTACAGAGGAATCAAATTCTGGAAATTCAAAAAATTCTCCGAGCACAAAAAGAATTTTATGGATCTCCATTGCATCTGTGTTGTCGTTCATAATACTCCTACTAGCAGCCCTACTTTTTATTCCAAGATGCCTTCGTGAAAGAAGGGAAATGTATAGAACCCCAAAACGGCGTGAAGTAACTCCATATAAGGGAGCTAGAGAAAATCCTCAAGGCGGTGGTTCAGTTGTTCAACCTAGAAATGATGAAGCGAAGG GTTCACCTCTTGTTCTTCTGAGGGCAAAGGAAGAAAATCAACCAATAGCATTACGTTCAATTCCCAAACCACGTGGTGATGAAGAGGAGGTTAATAAGAAACAGATGAGTGGAATGCCTAGGAAGAACTATCATGAAATAGACTTGAGTGGATTTGATTTAGATGTAAAGCCGCCGCCGCCTCCACCCCAACCTTTTCCACTACAGAAGGTTATTGTAAACCCTATTGCAGCAGTTGAAGCCACAGCTGAAAAGCCTATGCGTCTTCCTGCCACTTCTGTGAAATCTTACACGATAGCGTCTCTTCAGCAGTACACAAATAGCTTTTCACAAGAAAATCTTGTCGGGGGTGGAATGCTAGGAAATGTTTACAGGGCAGATCTACCTGATGGAAAG TTGCTTGCAATCAAGAAATTGGACAAAAGAGTTACCAACCAACAGAAGGATGATCAATTCATTGAGTTGGTTAATAATCTCGATAAAATTCGACATGCTAATGTTGTCGAGCTCATGGGTTATTGTGCTGAACATGGACAAAGACTGCTCATCTATGAATATTGTACTTTCGGAACACTTCAGGATGCTCTGCACTCTGACGATGAATTTAAGAAAAAACTTTCATGGAACACTCGTATCAGGATGGTACTTGGAGCTGCAAGAGCATTAGA GTATCTTCACGAGGTCTGTGAACCACCTGTAATTCACAGAAATTTCAAGTCTGCTAATGTTCTACTCGATGATGAACTCTCTGTCCGCGTCTCTGATTGTGATTTGGCTCCATTGATATCCTCTGGAGCTGTAAGTCag TTGTCAGGCCAGCTTCTCACAACCTATGGATATGGTGCCCCCGAATTTGAGTCTGGAGTATACACTTCAAAGAGTGATGTTTACAGTTTTGGAGTTGTCATGTTGGAACTGTTAACGGGCAGAAAGTCTTACGATCG GACAAGGACTCGAGGAGAGCAATTTTTGGTAAGATGGGCAATTCCTCAGCTTCATGACATTAATGCCTTGTCGAGGATGGTTGATCCTGCTCTGAGTGGAAATTATCCGGTGAAATCTTTATCACACTTCGCTGACATTATCTCCCGCTGTGTCCAG GCGGAACCTGAATTCAGGCCACCAGTGTCTGAAGTTGTGCAGGACCTTACACGAATGATAAGGAAGGAATCTCCTAGTAGATCGTCGGAAGGAGATTAA
- the LOC140836633 gene encoding plant intracellular Ras-group-related LRR protein 6 isoform X1, translating into MDRVLKAARASGSLNLSNRSLREVPDEVYRSLDAVGQDEKWWEAVDLQKLILAHNCIVSLKEDLRNLSSLSILNVSHNELSRLPAAIGELQMLKSLDVSFNSIVEIPEAIGSATSLIKFDCSNNQLCSLPSSLGNCVNLSEIKVSNNNISYLPEELANCSMLTKLNVEGNKLETLSNNVIASCTMLTELNASKNMLSSIPESVGCLSRLIRFELHQNRLSSIPSSIKGCSSLLEFYIGCNALTSLPAEIGSLTQLGTFDLQSNQLKEFPVEACSLHLSVLDLSNNSLSGLPLEIGLMTTLRKLLLTGNPLRTLRSSLVSGPTPALLRYLRSRLPTDEESAATTSVKEDVVSMAARLSLTSKEISLTELSLDVIPPDVWKSSDITKINLSGNSIAELPLEIKSCVSLEALILSKNKIVEWPGAVLSSLPKLICLKLDGNPLKKIPSDGFAAASKLQVLDLSGTAGSLPENPGFSSLSELQELYLRQMQISAFPLDIISLQLLRILDLSQNSLQLIPASIKSLTSLTELDLSDNNISSVPPELGLLESSLQVLRLDGNPLRSIRRAILDRGTKAVLKYLKEKLVEQ; encoded by the exons ATGGATCGAGTCCTAAAAGCTGCACGGGCATCCGGTTCTCTTAATCTTTCCAATCGCTCTCTCAG GGAAGTTCCAGATGAGGTGTACAGAAGTTTGGATGCCGTGGGTCAAGATGAGAAGTGGTGGGAG GCGGTGGATCTTCAGAAGCTGATTTTGGCGCATAATTGTATTGTATCACTGAAAGAAGACCTTAGAAATTTATCTTCATTGTCCATATTGAATGTCAGTCACAATGAGCTTTCACGCCTTCCTGCGGCTATTGGAGA ACTCCAGATGCTTAAATCGTTAGATGTATCATTTAATTCAATCGTGGAGATTCCAGAAGCAATTGGATCAGCAACCTCTCTCATTAA GTTCGACTGTTCTAACaaccaactctgctctctcccAAGTTCCCTAGGAAATTGTGTGAATTTGTCAGAGATTAAG GTGTCAAACAACAATATATCTTACTTGCCAGAAGAACTAGCAAATTGTTCGATGTTAACTAAGTTGAATGTTGAG GGAAACAAGCTAGAAACACTATCCAATAATGTCATTGCATCATGCACTATGCTTACGGAACTTAATGCAT CAAAAAACATGCTAAGCAGCATTCCTGAGAGTGTTGGATGCCTTTCACGTTTAATTCGGTTTGAGCTTCACCAAAACA GACTATCCTCAATTCCATCATCAATTAAGGGTTGTTCATCCCTGTTAGAGTTTTACATAGG gTGTAATGCTTTGACTTCATTACCAGCAGAAATTGGATCATTGACTCAGTTGGGGACATTTGATTTGCAATCAAACCAG CTGAAAGAGTTTCCTGTGGAGGCATGCAGTCTGCATCTTTCAGTTCTAGACCTGTCTAATAATTCATTATCCGGTTTGCCCCTTGAGATCG GCTTGATGACAACACTGCGCAAACTTTTACTCACTGGGAACCCACTGCGAACACTTCGGAG TTCCTTGGTATCTGGACCTACACCTGCTCTATTGAGGTATCTTCGAAGTAGACTACCAACTGATGAAG AGTCTGCAGCTACCACATCAGTGAAAGAGGATGTTGTTTCCATGGCTGCTCGATTGTCTCTGACATCAAAA GAAATTTCTTTAACTGAACTTAGCTTGGATGTGATCCCACCTGATGTATGGAAGTCAAGTGACATTACAAAGATCAATCTTTCAGGGAATTCAATTGCAGAATTACCCTTGGAAATTAAGTCCTGTGTTTCTCTTGAG GCCTTGATTTTGTCGAAGAACAAGATAGTAGAGTGGCCTGGTGCAGTTTTGTCATCACTTCCTAAACTAATATGCTTGAAACTTGATGGAAATCCACTCAAAAAG ATTCCATCAGATGGCTTTGCAGCTGCCTCCAAGCTCCAGGTTCTAGATTTGAGTGGGACTGCAGGTTCTTTACCAGAAAACCCAGGATTTTCAAGTTTATCAGAGCTGCAGGAACTTTACCTGAG ACAGATGCAAATTTCAGCATTTCCTTTGGATATAATTTCCTTGCAGCTTCTAAGGATTCTTGATTTGAGTCAaaattcccttcaattgattccaGCA AGCATAAAAAGCCTGACTTCTCTTACAGAGCTTGACCTTTCAGACAATAATATTTCTTCAGTTCCACCAGAACTG GGTTTGCTCGAATCCAGCCTGCAGGTGTTAAGACTTGATGGAAACCCATTGAGAAG CATTCGGAGGGCGATTTTGGACAGAGGAACAAAAGCTGTCTTGAAATATTTGAAGGAGAAACTTGTTGAGCAATAA
- the LOC140836631 gene encoding protein STRUBBELIG-RECEPTOR FAMILY 3-like isoform X1: MGGNKSGVNCLGFEILIGFTLVCAIRMCFGFTNPNDVAAINSLYVSLGSPSLPGWVAAGGDPCGQPWQGVACDSTNSFIISIKLIGANLGGELGDNLGAFSSIQDIELSNNLIGGSIPNNLPNTLVTFFLSDNKLTGNIPSSLSYLSSLSAMSLNNNELTGEIPDAFEGLTLLVNLDLSSNNLSGKLPPSMGTLPTLTTLHLQNNQLSGTLDVLQAPPLKDLDIRNNLFSGPIPVKLSSIPNFRKDGNPFNVDIAPLPPPISSGPPAPPSFPGPNSDKTPPTSNKSPPTSGQRPGKQADGPSATEESNSGNSKNSPSTKRILWISIASVLSFIILLLAALLFIPRCLRERREMYRTPKRREVTPYKGARENPQGGGSVVQPRNDEAKGSPLVLLRAKEENQPIALRSIPKPRGDEEEVNKKQMSGMPRKNYHEIDLSGFDLDVKPPPPPPQPFPLQKVIVNPIAAVEATAEKPMRLPATSVKSYTIASLQQYTNSFSQENLVGGGMLGNVYRADLPDGKLLAIKKLDKRVTNQQKDDQFIELVNNLDKIRHANVVELMGYCAEHGQRLLIYEYCTFGTLQDALHSDDEFKKKLSWNTRIRMVLGAARALEYLHEVCEPPVIHRNFKSANVLLDDELSVRVSDCDLAPLISSGAVSQLSGQLLTTYGYGAPEFESGVYTSKSDVYSFGVVMLELLTGRKSYDRTRTRGEQFLVRWAIPQLHDINALSRMVDPALSGNYPVKSLSHFADIISRCVQAEPEFRPPVSEVVQDLTRMIRKESPSRSSEGD; encoded by the exons ATGGGTGGGAACAAATCTGGTGTGAATTGCCTCGGTTTCGAGATCTTGATTGGGTTTACTTTGGTTTGCGCTATCCGAATGTGCTTTGGATTTACCAATCCTAATGATG TTGCTGCTATCAATAGCTTATATGTTTCATTGGGTTCTCCCTCTCTTCCGGGATGGGTTGCTGCTGGTGGAGACCCATGTGGTCAACCTTGGCAAGGTGTTGCCTGTGATAGTACGAACTCGTTCATAATTTCAAT AAAACTTATTGGAGCTAATTTAGGTGGAGAATTGGGTGACAATCTCGGAGCTTTTTCCTCCATTCAAGATAT AGAACTGAGCAACAACCTTATCGGGGGCAGCATTCCTAATAATTTACCTAATACTTTGGTAACCTT TTTTCTTTCAGATAACAAGCTGACTGGAAATATACCTAGTTCTTTATCATATCTGAGTAGCCTATCAGCAAT GTCTCTTAACAACAACGAATTAACTGGAGAAATTCCAGATGCTTTTGAAGGCCTAACACTGCTGGTCAATTT AGATTTGTCGAGTAACAATTTGAGTGGGAAGTTGCCACCATCAATGGGAACTTTGCCGACTCTTACTACCCT TCATTTGCAGAATAATCAGCTCTCTGGAACTCTTGATGTCTTACAAGCTCCTCCTCTTAAAGATTT AGATATACGCAATAATCTATTTTCTGGACCAATACCTGTAAAGTTGTCGAGCATTCCCAATTTTCG AAAAGATGGGAATCCATTCAATGTTGACATTGCACCATTACCTCCACCGATTTCCTCAGGACCACCAGCACCACCATCTTTTCCAGGACCAAATTCTGATAAGACGCCACCAACTTCCAACAAATCACCTCCGACTTCTGGACAAAGACCTGGAAAACAGGCTGATGGGCCATCTGCTACAGAGGAATCAAATTCTGGAAATTCAAAAAATTCTCCGAGCACAAAAAGAATTTTATGGATCTCCATTGCATCTGTGTTGTCGTTCATAATACTCCTACTAGCAGCCCTACTTTTTATTCCAAGATGCCTTCGTGAAAGAAGGGAAATGTATAGAACCCCAAAACGGCGTGAAGTAACTCCATATAAGGGAGCTAGAGAAAATCCTCAAGGCGGTGGTTCAGTTGTTCAACCTAGAAATGATGAAGCGAAGG GTTCACCTCTTGTTCTTCTGAGGGCAAAGGAAGAAAATCAACCAATAGCATTACGTTCAATTCCCAAACCACGTGGTGATGAAGAGGAGGTTAATAAGAAACAGATGAGTGGAATGCCTAGGAAGAACTATCATGAAATAGACTTGAGTGGATTTGATTTAGATGTAAAGCCGCCGCCGCCTCCACCCCAACCTTTTCCACTACAGAAGGTTATTGTAAACCCTATTGCAGCAGTTGAAGCCACAGCTGAAAAGCCTATGCGTCTTCCTGCCACTTCTGTGAAATCTTACACGATAGCGTCTCTTCAGCAGTACACAAATAGCTTTTCACAAGAAAATCTTGTCGGGGGTGGAATGCTAGGAAATGTTTACAGGGCAGATCTACCTGATGGAAAG TTGCTTGCAATCAAGAAATTGGACAAAAGAGTTACCAACCAACAGAAGGATGATCAATTCATTGAGTTGGTTAATAATCTCGATAAAATTCGACATGCTAATGTTGTCGAGCTCATGGGTTATTGTGCTGAACATGGACAAAGACTGCTCATCTATGAATATTGTACTTTCGGAACACTTCAGGATGCTCTGCACTCTGACGATGAATTTAAGAAAAAACTTTCATGGAACACTCGTATCAGGATGGTACTTGGAGCTGCAAGAGCATTAGA GTATCTTCACGAGGTCTGTGAACCACCTGTAATTCACAGAAATTTCAAGTCTGCTAATGTTCTACTCGATGATGAACTCTCTGTCCGCGTCTCTGATTGTGATTTGGCTCCATTGATATCCTCTGGAGCTGTAAGTCag TTGTCAGGCCAGCTTCTCACAACCTATGGATATGGTGCCCCCGAATTTGAGTCTGGAGTATACACTTCAAAGAGTGATGTTTACAGTTTTGGAGTTGTCATGTTGGAACTGTTAACGGGCAGAAAGTCTTACGATCG GACAAGGACTCGAGGAGAGCAATTTTTGGTAAGATGGGCAATTCCTCAGCTTCATGACATTAATGCCTTGTCGAGGATGGTTGATCCTGCTCTGAGTGGAAATTATCCGGTGAAATCTTTATCACACTTCGCTGACATTATCTCCCGCTGTGTCCAG GCGGAACCTGAATTCAGGCCACCAGTGTCTGAAGTTGTGCAGGACCTTACACGAATGATAAGGAAGGAATCTCCTAGTAGATCGTCGGAAGGAGATTAA